One window of the Psilocybe cubensis strain MGC-MH-2018 chromosome 12, whole genome shotgun sequence genome contains the following:
- a CDS encoding Endo-1,4-beta-xylanase 5, translating to MSFLKVSGTKLVDEQGNEVILRGAGLGGWMNMENFITGFPGCEYQIREALAETIGAEKSEFFFDKFLEYFFEDADAAFFKSLGLNCIRLPFNYRHFEDDMNPRVLKESGFKHLDRVIDICARHGIYTILDLHTAPGGQNTDWHADHGGHIANFWNHKDFQDRTIWLWGHLAAHYASNPWVAGYNPLNEPTCPPPHTHRLIAFYRSIHTTIRSNDARHTIFFDGNTFASDFTAFEEANVHVEWDNTAYSIHDYSPFGFPVSEGKGNEVYRGSEEQKRRMRRGYERKREWMDRRGLCVWNGEWGPVYAREAFEGGDVEEVNRVRYRVLQDQLEIYNKDRLSWSIWLYKDIGFQGMVHLPPSTPYTTLFSSFLLKKHTLAIDAWGSSWSSSPLLRGIYDPLIQHIKDHVPEEYRNLYPHPVWKLEDRVGRLSRNVLVSEFLVREWAEHFRGMDEGRLDEIAKSFKFEFCVKREELNEILRRNAKLVG from the exons ATGTCGTTTCTGAAAGTATCTGGGACGAAGCTTGTGGATGAGCAAGGGAACGAGGTGATCTTGAGAGGTGCTGGGCTTGGGGGGTGGATGAA CATGGAGAATTTCATCACAG GCTTCCCCGGATGCGAATACCAAATCCGAGAAGCGCTCGCAGAAACAATCGGCGCTGAGAAATCAGAGTTCTTCTTCGACAAG TTCCTGGAATACTTCTTCGAAGATGCGGATGCTGCATTCTTTAAAAGTCTCGGGCTCAACTGCATCCGGCTCCCCTTCAACTACCGCCATTTCGAAG ACGATATGAACCCGCGCGTGCTCAAAGAATCGGGGTTCAAGCACTTGGACCGCGTCATTGACATATGCGCGCGGCATGGGATATATACGATCCTCGATCTGCACACTGCGCCGGGCGGGCAGAACACGGATTGGCACGCGGACCACGGCGGACACATCGCGAACT TCTGGAACCACAAAGACTTCCAAGACCGCACCATCTGGCTCTGGGGCCACCTCGCCGCGCACTACGCCTCCAACCCCTGGGTCGCAGGCTACAACCCGCTCAACGAGCCCACCTGCCCCCCGCCGCACACGCACCGCCTCATCGCCTTCTACCGCTCCATCCACACCACCATCCGCTCCAATGACGCGCGGCACACGATCTTTTTCGACGGGAACACCTTCGCGTCCGATTTCACTGCGTTCGAAGAGGCGAATGTGCATGTTGAATGGGACAATACTGCCTATTCGATCCATGATTATTCGCCTTTCGGATTTCCTGTTAGTGAGGGGAAGGGGAATGAGGTGTATAGGGGGAGTGAAGAGCAGaaaaggaggatgaggagggggTATGAGCGGAAGAGGGAGTGGATGGATAGGAGGGGCCTGTGTGTGTGGAATGGCGAGTGGGGGCCGGTGTATGCGCGCGAGGCGTTTGAGGGGGGCGATGTGGAGGAGGTTAATAGAGTCCGCTATCGGGTTCTGCAGGACCAGTTGGAGATTTATAATAAG GACCGACTCAGCTGGTCGATCTGGCTATACAAAGACATCGGCTTCCAAGGGATGGTGCACCTCCCCCCCTCAACACCCTACACAaccctcttctcctccttcctcctcaaaAAGCACACGCTCGCAATCGACGCCTGGGGCTCATCCTGGTCGTCCTCGCCCCTCCTCCGGGGCATCTACGACCCGCTGATCCAGCACATCAAGGATCATGTCCCGGAGGAGTATAGGAATTTGTATCCGCACCCTGTGTGGAAGCTTGAGGATCGAGTGGGGAGGCTGAGCCGGAATGTGCTTGTTAGTGAGTTTTTGGTGAGAGAGTGGGCGGAGCATTTTAGGGGGATGGATGAGGGGAGACTTGATGAGATTGCGaagagcttcaagtttgAGTTTTGTGTGAAGAGGGAGGAGTTGAATGAGATTTTGAGGAGGAATGCGAAGCTTGTTGGGTGA